The genomic stretch AGTTTCAAAGGTTGTACTGAGTTAtggttcatataaggaaatcagtcgATTGAAATAAATTCATTTGGCCCTTATcgctggtggacattcctgcagtcccATGCCAATCGCACGCTCCCTCAAAACtcgagacatctgtggcattgtgtcgtgtgacaaaactgcacattgtagagtggccttttattgtccgcAACAcgaggtgcacctgtgtaatgatcatgctgtttaatcagcttcttgatctgccacacctgtcaggtggatgggttatcttggcaaaggagaaatgctcaccaGCACGGATGCAAACACATTTTGAGATGGTGAGAGTAACTTCAATTCTGCAAGGAACCTCCTCTTTCCAATAATGGCACTTACACTTCCGTCTGGTCTTTCAAAACCCATACAGAAGCAGAAGGAAATGCACCTACTTTCTGTGTGCTCTTAACCAAGTTTCCATATGAAACTCAACGTGGGAACAGGGTTACAGGCCTGCTTTTACAAATGTGCAGCTGCAGCGCCGCCTGCTGTTTTTCCTAATTAATTATAGCTGTAAGGACAattatttattctgtaaaggGGAAAATACTTGTGTATTAGTGTCTGTGCATAAACGAGGTTGAAATAGCTATGTTCACCCTTTGTCATAATACTGCTCGTATAATATAGTAGGGTTATCATTAGGAGTGCAGAGTAATAACAGATGGGCACCACTCCTGAAATCTGTCAGCACCTGACCAGCTTTAATCTATGGCTTTAATCACTGCAACTTTAATTGTCCCtgatttcattttaaagtaGCCTTTGCACTCATCAGACATGAAGTATGTGGTCTGTGCCTTACATTCGCCACCTTTAAAATGATGAATCATTCATATATAATGTTACTATTTATGCAAACATGGTgatgcatttttgtttattgGTAGGTCTGTCAGTTTTGCAAAATGTTGACTAGTGAACATGAACCAAATTCGTTGATATGaagttttgttgtcttttttatgTCTTCAGCACTCTGGACAGAGCAACCTCATGCCATGAAACCAAACTCCCAACTCCCTCCATCCATGAACTGTTTCTCAGATACTTTTAAATTGTGCCCCTATGTATTATATCATGAAACTGtgtacacaaacacagctatagCAATGCAAACCAGATGAAAACCTCCTACCAAACCAATTAGCCAGGCAATCTTACCTAAGAGTGGCCATATTGAGTCAGAAATCGTCTTAATTGAATGTGTGGGGGTTTTATAATTGGCTAGTTCCCTGAGACGACCTGTGTGGCTGATCTGAGCAATCACACAAGGATAGTAGGGGCACAGAGACTTTTAATTGCCAATGTGTCTCTGCGTTTTCCTCCGGTGGGAGACACGTCACAATATCCTCCTACTGTAAATTCACCCTCGCCTGCTGCTCCTTCTGGCTGTCTCTGTAATACCAGGCAGCCCTATATAAAACTGGCGGTCTCTTTAATACTAGGGAGTCCTGTATAAAACGGGCTTTTTCTTTAATAGCAGGGAGTCctatataatattaaaacagGCACTATCTTTATGAATCATGGGCGACGTTCCCCAGCTCATTAAGATCGGCGTTGCTCTGAAGATACAGCCCAATGACGGGGCGGTGTATTTTAAAGTGGACGGGCAGAGATTCGGCCAGAACAGGACGATCAAATTGCTAACGGGGTCCAAATACAAGATTGAAGTGGTGTTGAAGCCCGGAGCAATTGAAGCCATGTAAGTACAGTGTGATATCTGCAGCAAGCAGCAGGCCTGGGCGAATAGATGTGTCAGCGTTTGTGCTGCTGCGATTCTAAATATATCATCATTGTCTGTCTGCGTTGACGCTGTGCAGTTATCCTTGTCTGCTCACATCCCATTTTCTGTGTCGCGCATACAAGGAGGCATGTGTTTTAATCGATTGTGCATCTGTCATGCTGCATTAGCTGATCTTTAGAAggtgtgttttaattgcagatcCCCAGAAAAAGCACTAGAAACACCTTTACTAAAGCACCACCGTCTGGTGCATGTATTCCTTGAATGAGCAGATTGGACTGTGTATATTAATGAGACAGTATAATAAGAGAAAGATGTctgtttttatgtgtgtgtgtgtgttttcttaaatCAAGCACAGATCAAACAGAAGGCGCGGCCAGATTATTGTTGGCCCAAATTGCTTGCTAAATCCCACAGTCCAGATTAAAACCTCCACCATTACTGGCgtgcttattttttttactactattattattattattattaatattcccGCCGGAATGACCtcctttttttaaaatctttcctTGACCAGCGTGTGCATTTCATTGCGTTATCATATccctaaattaaaaataatctaaGGGTATTGGGTCTTGTACATCATGCACTAGAAAAGCTGGGCACTGTTGGACAGAAATCGGGACACAGGATTGCAGATAATAATTTGCTCTGGTTTTTGCTAATTCGTGCAGAATGAATTCGTTCCTTCATTGCCGGGCTCATTGCTCACTGTGCAATTGAAATGTCTTCTAATGCATTATCCAAACGATTCATTGTAATTCACAGTTCAATGGGAATAGGTGGAGTGAACTTCCCCCTGGAACAGAAATCTAAAGACCCCCAGTCTGTCATCTACACGGGGATCTATGACACTGAAGGCGTGGGTCATACCAAAAGCGGGGAGAGGCAACCTGTGCAAGTGAACATCCAGGTATAGTCAATGCAACATCATCCAAACTTTTATGATtatcattatgattattattattactacagaCATACAGAAAGTAGCACACAGTCCCATTGATGCACCAAAAACCTCTTTGGATTTTGGATCCTTTTCCACAGCAGTGGACTTGACTTTTGACTTTAAGATGCCAGCTGAACCACTGTGTCCCCCTgcctcactgcatcctcacaaCCCCCCCTCTATCCATCACTGAATAACTGGATGCACACATTGTCCCTGGGGCTTTGCTGACCTTTCCCTTAGAAATGCAGGTTTTGTCGATAGAAGGGTGTGGTTTCCATTCACAGTAATTCGGGGAGATACAAATTGTCCAATATCTATTTTCCATGGAAGAAAATCAAGCGTTCATTAAGTGTTTACTGACTATTATGAAGACACATTAACCATTATTATGCAGATAAACCTTTCAAGATTAAGGAAACATTCAACATGGAGGAGAATGTAGAAAGTGTTTGTCATTTACCAGTAGAACAAAAATAACACTTTGCCTTTCTTGTCATCATCATAAAAGCATGTCTATTAAAGGATCTTTCTTTTTACTTTGTATTCAGCggcactggacaaaataaaatattgattgcTCAGTGTTAGTCCTTGCTGAATTGACCCACTCAGAGTCATTAGTTAAATGAAGCTGATCATACTGCGGGTGTTTGGGATTCATGTCATTTTACCAGTagctgtgtgtgcatatattatCAGGGTGACTTCCACAGCTAGGTTTTGCCATCCAGGGAAGCATAAACATCCCTTACAGTTACATTTCCCTTGGTTTCTGTTAGATTTGAAACCAGTGATACTGTAATAATGTGATCGTTTTAAGGATTCGGAGATCTGAAAagggttttcattattttaagctCCCGTAAAGCATGTTTCTTGCTTGGTTGCTAATTATTCAAGCTCACAGCAAGGAAACACACCCACAATGGACACAGACGGCCATTGCGTTTAGTGAATACGGCTCTTTAAGCCTTTAAGACCAGAAAAGCTTATCTTGCTCTTTGCCACCCAGAGCAATCACGATGTCAAATAAGTCTGACGTCTCTGTGTCAACAAgcttgtatttctgtatttttaatggCAGGGTTTTGTTTTCTACAAATTCATTTCTTTGCTGCAAAAACTCTTCAGAGCTGTGGATTTAACCTGATGAAAACTGCAGATTACTGCCAGCACTGACCTCACTTGGGCATtattgccgggagccaggagtTCCTGGAATTTACTCCCAGATGAGCTTTACATTTGTTGTGAAACTCTTCTAGTCTTCTGTATTTCCTGACTATGTGGCTGTAATGGATGATACAAGACAGAGCTGCCATTTCTCATCCCACTTGTGTATTGCCTCATGGGTTTCTATGGCACAGTAGTTACAGAAGGAACTCTAATCAGAAGAAATTATAGTGCTAGCTTcaatgtctttctttctttttttttttttggtcttttgTTTGCAGTTCAAAGACATTGGCACCTTTGAGACCGTATGGCAAGTGAAGTACTACAACTACCACAAGAGGGACCACTGTCAATGGGGAAACAGCTTCGGCAGCATCGAGTACGAATGTAAACCCAACGAGACGCGCAGCCTGATGTGGATCAACAAGGAGATGTTCATTTGAGGTTTACTGAAAAAATATGATATCAATGTTAATCACAATCAACAACCTTGAACTTGTGTCAGGGCTTTTGACTATCAGCCAGCATAAAGCCTTACCATAGGCGTGCATATCAAAAGAATAAACCCTTTCTCCCGGTAGAGTAGAATTTTGTCTGTTGTAGCATTCAAGTGTGTGCTGAAGTTGGCAAGTGGATCTGAGATGTGTCTGGTGAAGTGTTGTTGAGTGGTCACTGTGATATGTCTTGTTTTTCCCCATATTAAGTATTTGTGTTGGTATCCTTTGTGTACAATTTGTATGATTTGTCTACCTCTGAATAGCACAAGCAAAGTCTGATCCGAAAGGTGTTTACAGCATTCTAAGAGGATTCTGACcgtattatttattgtttgctttatttataatgttttcattatgTTTTCAACAATCGCCATATCGAATTATCCTGTTGCTTTAGCTTAtcagtgttgttttgtttgttttgactgttgtttgtttgtttgttagttccAGTTCTGAAAAAAAACGAAATCAGCAGTGGTTAGGTGTAACTGAGTGGCAACATGCTTGagatattttttgtaaaatgaaaactaGTATTATGTatgattttgtaatgttttactgttttggagaaaaaaaaaggttggtCTGAAATTAAAAAGGTGGTCAAAACTGTCTAGAAATCaatatgcaactgacacggaATACATAATGTGGTGCAATAAATGGAATTCACCagttttttgtctttgtttatttattgttaaccATTTTCCTTGGAACAAACAATACCAGTTTTTCACCTACAGGTGGTGCTAGATGGGAATGTAAATTATTAAGGAACATTTTGAATTGACTTTGCTGTTTTGTGTTTAACATATTGTATGATAACGATGAGTATAGCAGGGACCAATTTATTGTAAACACATTTGCCAAACCTGAAATATGAATTTGTTATATATGGGTTTAAGAATGTGCAATTGAACAACTGTGCATTACTAAACTGATGAAGTgacaattgtatttgtaatttgtacATTAACCCGatgcttaaaaaacaaaacctaaaaatatattttgatgtaGCTAGTTTACAGGTAATTTATATTAAGTAGACCTATCTAAAATGATTTTGTCATGGTATGGACACAAACATAGAGACTTGCTGCACACTGACAATCCAAATTGTTGAAAAATGGCACTAAACTAACACCTGTAAAATATCTGTGCTGGCTTACATAAGAAGGTCAGTGGGATATATAAACTGTGGTATAGTTAACTCCAACAATTCagtctttacaaatgttggtgGTCAACAATCCATCTTGTTTTTCCCTCTCTGTTTCATAGAACATATTTCCAGTGTGAGTACCATCTCAAAGCACTTTACTCAAGTCACATGCATAGTGGTACTATCGTCTCTTCCCTCGAAGCAGCTGCTTAATTTACCAACATGTCCGCTGAGACAGCTACCCCAGAATTCCTGGAATATCACCCTTGGCACAAAACCCCACCAGGCACCATTGTGTTCACCAGTGGGGTCATGATTGATGGAGCCCACAGACGTGTGTAATATATTATGACAAGCAGCAGACGTATTCTACACATGGCCTTTAGTACAGAGCACTTTCTTGGCTAGGCAATGCAAAATGTGAGTCTTGTATATCTGGCTAATGCCCCGGCCTTGCTGTGATTTCCCAAATGGTGAATATCTACTTATAAGCAGATTTTGCAGGTCAACCAATCACTCCGGTTCCTActtttggtttgtttggttCGTCTTTGTCAATCGTCCTCAAGTATTAAGAGTTAAATATTGCATACCTGACAAACCAGAGATACACATAAAAATAAGATGTAGTTCCCTTGGATTTAATCCCAGAAATATTCTCGTTTATGTCCTTTGGAAGAGAGACAGCAATGCAATGCTGGGGAAATAAAACCTTCGGGGAAACTATAAGCATATgttgatatttttaaatatggatTTAGACTGGATTAGACTGCTTATTAAAAACATCAACAGTTCAGTTATTAGAAATGTTAGAATGCTTTATTCCAAAAGAAAATTCTCATGATGTTACATTTCCTctgtaaacaataaaaaataagtgtCGTATTTAGTTTCTCTATCACTTTTATTTTGAGTCTCACTttctgataaaaaaaatgtttgtgttttataaatgcaattctgcagaaagtgaaatACTCTCAAAGAGATTTCCTGATGGAGTTCCTTTAATGCTACACACCATAAAACTATATTTAGGTATCTGCTAAGTGAAAGGTTACAAGTGCTTTTATAATAGTAGGGTACCAGGAGAGACCGTATTGTGCTGAAGCTTTgatgtttctctctcttcccacAGCTGTAATTTTCATTGCTGTAGGCACACACGAATGGCATAAGAATGGATGTTTTACAGGCCTCTTCTGCTGCTAATCTAGCATAATGTTCTTTCTTTATCAGCGCCTTTTGAAATCTGAAATCATCACTGAACATCTTCTTGAATCTCACATAAGGTTAtggttttccttttttgaaTCCAAGGTGGGATAATTACCTCCATAACACCTAAACCGTGCGTCAAAATGATGTAGGTCTTAATAAATGACTCTTCCCTTTTTTTTGACATTGTGCTCTATAGTATTATAATTTCTTGCAGGACATATCAGTAGCCAATGATGTTTGGTAAATTTCCAATCTTTCCCTGAGTAAGACTAATACTTGCAGAGCTTGGCTCCTGTTTAAGGAATTATGTGACCGCGAGATAAGTCTTGGCTCATTGCAGTCTCCAGATGGGACTGGGGAGCTTTTTGGAGTTCTCCCTGCATTCTTTcatctggttttgtttttcatcctGAGACAACTGAGTTTGTCATATTTGGTCACAGTAGCTTTTGAGACATGAAGGTCCCAATCAGGGGGTGCTTTTCAATTCATGGACATGTGTGAGTCTTGACTATAAAAAGAACCTACCCCCTCTCAATCATCCTAATGAAATTAGGCCAAACAGTCTTGTCACATTTGAATTGTAATctattaagaagttcaaaacaatctctgccctGCCTTGAGAACAGCTCCAGTTGACTGCTATATAATCTTGTTAGCTCCAGGACTTTAGATGACTACATAGTAAAAGATCCCAGTGAACAACAACATGAactcaaattcaaaataaatatttcaaaacaaTACAGTTGGGGAAAGATGTCTTAGTCTCAGTTGAAAAGATACGAGCCACCCTTGAATTAAAACTAGATTCAATGGCATTTCAAATAGAGTTGTTTTTTGAGCTAGTGACATCTTCATATACCTGTGAGGTTTTACAGGGCAGTgagaattaatttaattgagtGGTATGCAGTGAGCTTGAAAAAAACTAGACTGCATTTATTACTGTTACCTAAGAGTATACATTGACATATTCTCCTGCCAATGATTTAGCATTCTTAATTATTCTATATTAGgattgaacaataataataataataataataataataataataataataataataataataatatgccacCTTTACAACATATTTGACTTTTCTAACAGTGGTATAGctgtacagtatttaaaattACAATGGTTACATCTTGGTTTGTCAAACGGAtgtctgttttaaatgtataccgCTGTTTAGCTCAAAGTATTTCACTTTAAATCATATACACCTTGCATAAACAGCTTGTAGTTAAGTTTCTCTTAACTCATTATTTTACCACTTTGCTGTTTTGTAAACACTCATTTATGCCTGACAAGTATGTTACTCTAGTAACCCGGGAGCCCTTCAGTTTTGAGTGTATGTCTGTAACCAGCCGGACTGGTTTTCATAATTAAAAGATAAATAGTtgttaaatcccaaagtaaaTGTTCATTTCACCAATACTGAGCAGATGACCCAACTGAAGCTTATGAAcataataatgtgatatcttgtcaccctggataagggtatctgctaagaaattgagtaataataatgatagttTTCAAAATGATATATAAAACCCCCATacctgcattttgaaatgggcTTTAGATTTATATTAGTAAGACCTCTGTGTGGTTAAGAGATATCAGACAACTCTGTAACAGAAACTACAAGTAAATTGTTGTATTAGCATAACTAGTATACTTCTTATAAAGGTTCTagaatacttaatttaatgaaagcattttaagttttaaaacacTGTTGATAGGCAAATCCATAAAGAAActgttttgtatgtgctatgTTATGTCTGCTAAAAGAAACTTAATTCATAAGTGTTAAAAAGGGGTTCACTCTAGACTGAGGGAAACCAGAGAACAACATGACAACATAGTATTGCAAATGTAGAGATTCATCCAGGGGTCAGATCATAAGGTGCCAGGcctatgtttatttatgtatttttaaatgaggCTGCCTTGTTCAAATATTTTTATACGATATGATTGTGGTGACTGCATGTCCCAGTTTTCATCACTTTGTCCCAGTTTTGAATGTATTATCTCAATATCATAATAAAAGCCCAAAGAACCTTCAAGAAACTAACTAGAAGTAATACAGGTGAAAATGCTTTAGCAGTCAAGACTGTGCACATCACAGTACCAAATGTGAaactttaaaatgcaatattattaaatattagtaAATCAACAGATTTGCACGGGCTACTTTACTGTTTGGttattttacttgcaaaaggaataacaatattacatattttaagttaaataaattaaattgagcACTAAAAAACTTGAGAACTCCATCAGTTATTTTCTCAGTGAAGCCGTGCATTGCCTTTCAGtcttattttgagaaatactTATCCCACTCcagcttaaataataaaaacgttTAAAGACATTATAAAAATGGCTAGTTCTACAATCAGGAGAGCTGCAGTATTATTTTACTAGCACATATGGACAAGGCATATGGAAAGCAAGGGAGGCCATAGAGGGGATATGGGTGGGGGTGGTAAAAGCATGATACAGTTAACGAAAGAAAAGAGCCTTGAgctattaaaatgcaaaacccTGGTGTTATTCTCTTATGTCTGTTAATTGGACTTCAGTCATCGCTAGAAAATGACAATAGTTAATCTCAGCACACCATGTTGCTCTTCCGCACTACCGACGACGCCAGGACGAACGTAAGGGGCGACGTATGCAAATTAACCGACGCCGGGACGCAACGTAAGAGCCGACGTATGCAAATACACGCTCCCCTCGCCCGGGCTGCAGTTCCCGGATGTATTGTACTGTCGCACCTCCCCCCCCCAaccaccacctcctcctcctcctcctcctcctcctctttaaGCTCCACCACCAACCTCCTCCGCTTCTTCTCCCCTCCCTGCGGGTCTGTCCGAGCCACTGCAGTGAAACCGTCATcggtagaaagagagagaaagaaagagagaaccAGCCAGCGAGCCTCCCTCCCGACACCGAGAGCTGCCCATCGAGGAGACCGCCGCTGAACTGCGTCGCCCCCCCCAACCCCGTGTCTTTGAAATCCAGTTGTACCGTCGTGCCAGAGAAGACATTTCAACAACCGACCGGCAATATGGTAAGGACGGCTCTTATAAAATATATCCTCTCTGTATACACTCGCATCTTCATTTAATAGCCCCGCAGAACGCACACCAGTACGCGCCCACGCCACGGCAGAcgcattaaaaacacacacggAGTTGCCGGTAAAGCCAGACACGCAGCTCTTTTGGAAAACGAGCAGGATTTGATAAAAAAAGACGAGAAAAACCACCGTGCTGGcgtaataataacacaaacatgTCAGGCTGGCCCACTTCCCCgactgctcctgctcctgctcaccGTATTCAATCTCCAGCAGTAGAGCTGCCCCGCAGTAAATACACTGCTGGTGCACATTTTGCACAACTGTACATTTTAATGGCGCTAGTTAGTAAGAGAAGGGAGGGGGGGGAAATGAAGATCGGAGCATTGGAAGTTGCCCAGCTCGATATTTCTGAGATCATCCAGGG from Amia ocellicauda isolate fAmiCal2 chromosome 23, fAmiCal2.hap1, whole genome shotgun sequence encodes the following:
- the cnrip1b gene encoding CB1 cannabinoid receptor-interacting protein 1b, which translates into the protein MGDVPQLIKIGVALKIQPNDGAVYFKVDGQRFGQNRTIKLLTGSKYKIEVVLKPGAIEAISMGIGGVNFPLEQKSKDPQSVIYTGIYDTEGVGHTKSGERQPVQVNIQFKDIGTFETVWQVKYYNYHKRDHCQWGNSFGSIEYECKPNETRSLMWINKEMFI